One segment of Palaemon carinicauda isolate YSFRI2023 chromosome 35, ASM3689809v2, whole genome shotgun sequence DNA contains the following:
- the LOC137627245 gene encoding uncharacterized protein, whose protein sequence is MERLLRPPQFDVDPDSAQDTKEWTYWLRTFTNFVQAVKLTTPTLDKLVLLTNYVAPSVYDYISECETYEKAEEVLTSLYGKPNNEIFARHLLATRRQNLGESLDQFLQCLLAKDCQFKSVTAEEACDSYVRDAFINGLVSGAIGQCLLENLTLNLNTA, encoded by the coding sequence CCCACCCCAGTTTGATGTGGACCCTGACTCTGCCCAGGACACCAAGGAGTGGACATACTGGTTGAGGACGTTTACAAACTTCGTTCAAGCGGTGAAGCTGACTACCCCTACGCTTGACAAATTGGTTCTTCTCACTAACTATGTGGCTCCTAGTGTGTATGACTATATTTCTGAGTGTGAGACTTATGAGAAGGCTGAAGAGGTTCTGACATCTTTGTACGGGAAACCgaacaatgaaatatttgccaGGCATCTACTTGCCACTCGCAGGCAAAACTTGGGTGAGTCCCTGGATCAGTTCCTGCAGTGCCTACTTGCTAAGGACTGCCAGTTCAAAAGTGTAACTGCGGAGGAAGCGTGTGACAGTTATGTTAGGGATGCCTTCATTAATGGTTTGGTCTCTGGTGCAATAGGCCAGTGTCTGttggagaatttgacactgaaCTTGAATACTGCTTAA